A genomic window from Cotesia glomerata isolate CgM1 linkage group LG7, MPM_Cglom_v2.3, whole genome shotgun sequence includes:
- the LOC123269602 gene encoding uncharacterized protein LOC123269602, which translates to MGGEDSGSALANRVNARCDYNNLDSLYARRIVSELDALLNEHNELLKIFKSHMHQLQSDNHAIVINPDKTPAGEHIRRFNAPVVDDVAGIMVGDCTAAREIVIRRRNNNLQFIADTHRSYDALQYSLIFWKGQDGYCINIKQRDPVSGAETNKNVSSKDYYAYRLMIRRGLDNVILRCRELCQQFMVDMYAKIESERLRYLRYNQQKLRAEEYIHLRDAINNNADVAEIGNHVILPSSYVGSPRHMQEYIQNALTFVREYG; encoded by the exons ATGGGCGGCGAGGATTCCGGAAGCGCACTTGCCAATCGCGTAAATGCACGTTGTGATTATAATAACCTTGATTCACTTTATGCCAGGCGCATCGTCAGCGAGCTAGATGCTCTTTTGAACGAGCACAACgagttgttgaaaatattcaaatcacaTATGCACCAATTACAAAGCGATAATCACGCTATCGTCATTAATCCTGATAAAACACCAGCTGGAGAGCATATTCGTAGATTCAATGCACCCGTTGTTGATGATGTTGCTGGAATCATGGTTGGCGATTGTACAGCTGCACGAGAAATTGTGATTcgtagaagaaataataatcttcagttCATTGCTGACACACATCGTTCATATGACGCTCTCCAATATTCGCTAATATTCTGGAAGGGACAAGACGGATATTGCATAAACATAAAACAACGAGATCCCGTATCAG GAGCTGAAACAAACAAAAACGTTAGCTCAAAGGATTACTATGCGTACCGATTAATGATTAGACGTGGCCTGGACAACGTCATTTTACGATGTCGTGAGCTTTGTCAACAATTCATGGTCGACATGTACGCGAAGATTGAGAGCGAACGACTACGATACTTACGATATAATCAACAAAAGCTGCGCGCGGAAGAGTACATTCATTTGCGAGACGCTATCAACAACAACGCCGACGTCGCCGAAATTGGTAACCATGTCATTTTACCATCATCGTACGTAGGCAGTCCACGTCATATGCAAGAATATATACAGAATGCTCTGACTTTCGTGCGCGAATATGGATGA
- the LOC123269603 gene encoding uncharacterized protein LOC123269603: protein MYKHQSLKLSIRASASSVISDTNAIWANLLIPTSRPQHSIKKLEKIHSDYMKLKNHRSRAKTSKRQRTNVEQFSKRLDKLFDIANCAALKNLPKNLQQFLTDCRKGNRNIHLPAIDVIPEETSGNLSAMEVETPNNEEIGMKLSQQSSLNSFCSSISNSSELKRTCSDFEDTMPAPKKNKIDILTSELVLALDRTKTSNRNAMYIISAVIQSLGLEIDKYNLSYSTIRNARISKREEIVDTIKEEEIFDDSLVVHWDGKMLPAGNDQPKAERLSIHVTGINTDKNLKPPILSDGTGESQASAIFETLIEWDLCDNVKAMCFDTTSSNTGCFNGACALLKDKIGRDLLYLACRHHTSELMLRNVAEVAWPVTNSPNVPIFKRLRDNWEKIDKSAYEIGTEDKDIALILNQRKDDILDFIENQLKNHHPRNDYKEFLELSCIFLGGIKSHRAEFKAPGAFHHARWLSKALYCLKIYMFRNQFKMGANKKNFAENMCFHLKDLIDYRKIHPEIANAALDKLSRHLWYLHENLACLALFDETVSVEEKVKIVQKINSQVAVKKPNKHLRKT, encoded by the exons ATGTACAAACATCAATCcttaaaattaagtatacgagCAAGTGCTAGTAGTGTGATCAGTGATACGAATGCTATTTGGGCTAATCTTTTGATTCCAACTTCTCGACCTCAGcacagtattaaaaaattggaaaaaattcacAGTGACTACATGAAACTGAAGAATCATCGAAGTCGTGCAAAGACATCGAAAAGACAACGAACAAATGTGGAACAGTTTAGCAAACgtcttgataaattatttgacattGCAAATTGTGctgcactaaaaaatttaccgaaaaatttGCAGCAATTTTTGACAGATTGTCGTAAAGGAAATAGAAATATCCATCTACCAGCAATTGACGTTATACCAGAAGAAACTTCTGGAAATCTGTCTGCGATGGAAGTAGAAACTCCCAATAATGAGGAAATTG GAATGAAATTATCCCAACAGTCGTCCTTAAATAGTTTCTGTAGTTCCATATCAAATTCCAGTGAATTGAAGCGAACTTGTTCAGACTTTGAAGATACAATGCCAGCgcctaagaaaaataaaattgatattctgaCTTCGGAATTAGTATTAGCACTAGATAGAACTAAAACTAGTAACCGAAATGCGATGTACATCATTTCTGCTGTTATTCAAAGTTTAGGACTTgagattgataaatataatttaagttaCTCCACTATTCGCAATGCGCGTATTTcaaaaagagaagaaattGTCGATACGAtcaaagaagaagaaatttttgatgactCTCTCGTAGTGCACTGGGATGGAAAGATGCTTCCTGCGGGAAATGATCAACCAAAAGCAGAACGATTATCAATACACGTCACCGGAATaaatactgataaaaatttaaaacctcCGATTCTCTCTGATGGCACAGGTGAAAGCCAAGCTTCAGCCATTTTTGAAACGCTGATAGAGTGGGATCTTTGCGATAATGTTAAAGCAATGTGCTTTGATACAACTAGTTCAAATACCG GTTGTTTTAATGGCGCATGTGCattattaaaagataaaattggCCGTGACTTATTATATCTTGCTTGTCGCCATCATACTTCTGAATTGATGTTACGAAATGTTGCAGAAGTTGCTTGGCCAGTGACGAATAGTCCAAATGTACCAATTTTCAAAAGACTCAGAGATAATtgggaaaaaattgataaatctgCGTATGAAATCGGCACAGAGGATAAAGATATTGcacttattttaaatcaaagaaaagacGATATTCTTGACTTCATAGAAAATCAACTGaag aatCATCATCCGAGAAATGATTACAAGGAGTTTTTGGAGCTGAGCTGTATCTTTTTGGGTGGTATCAAAAGTCATAGAGCCGAATTTAAAGCACCTGGTGCTTTTCATCACGCACGGTGGTTATCGAAAGCTCTCTATtgcttgaaaatatatatgtttagaAACCAGTTTAAAATGGgagcaaacaaaaaaaatttcgcagAAAATATGTGTTTTCATc TAAAAGATCTTATTGACTACAGAAAAATACATCCAGAAATTGCAAATGCAGCACTCGATAAATTGTCTCGGCATTTGTGGTACTTACACGAAAATCTTGCTTGTTTAGCTCTTTTTGATGAAACTGTGTCAGTAGAAGAAAAAGTAAAGAtcgtacaaaaaataaattcccagGTAGCGGTCAAAAAGCCTAATAAACATCTGAGAAAAACATAA